Within the Pseudomonas fulva genome, the region AGGCGGGTGACGCGCCCGGCCGGGCGGCCACGCAGCAGCATGATCAGCCAGCCGCAGAGGATCAGGCAGGTGCCGCCTTCGCCGGCCACGTCCATCCAGTTGATCTCGGCCCAGCGCTTGATGTCGCCAGCGGCCAGGTAGATCAGCAGGCCGGCGTTGGCAGCCAGCACCAGCCCGGTCAGGGTCATGGCGTGCAGTTTCAACAACGACTTCATGGGGGTCTCCTTGCAGCGCCGCTGGTGGGCGCTGCCGAGCATGCCGGGGCAATGTCTCAGAACGATGACGGTCATTTGTCCCGCGCGCTGCAGGGCAGGCCATCGGGGCCGCGCTCGGCGTTGCAGAAGCGCTCGGCCTGTTTCTCAAGCTTCGGTTCATGCAGGTATTTATTGCCCTTGGCGTCGCGCTGGATATCGAAGGCGTCGTACAGGCGGTCGTCGGCGGTGTAGGTGCGCACGCTGAGGCGGTTCTGTTCCACCGCGATGGTCTGGAACAGCTGGGTGTCCTCGGCGCTGCGGTCAGGCTGGGTGTGGGCGCGGTCGTTGAGGCCGTACATTTTCGAGCCGGTGACCGACACCAGATACACCGGGCCGATGGGCTGGTTGGCCTGATGTGCCTGGCGGGTGGCATCGCGGCCGGCGGCGTGGGTCAGGCGGCTGTAGCAATGATCGTGGCCCTGCAGCACCAAATCGACCTTGTAGCGTTCGAGCAGCGGTTGCCAGGCGGCCTTCAGTTCTTCGGTGTCCTCGGGGCGCGCGCAGGTGTAGATCGGCTGGTGCATGACCACCACGTTCCAGGTCGCCTGGCTGGTCTTCAGGGCGTTTTCCAGCCAGCGGGTCTGGTTCTCGAGGGTGCCGAGGTCGAGCGCCGAGGTGCCGTCCAGCACCACGAAACGCACGCCCTGGTAGTCGCTGACGTAGCTGGTATCGGCCACGCCCTCGGCGCCGTTGCGCGGCAGGGCGAACTGAGCGGGGAAATGCGCGCCAAGGGTGCGGCTCTCGCTACCGTCGGCCTGTACGGTGTCGATGTACTCGTGGTTGCCGGCGGCCACCAGTTGCGGGATGGCGGCATAGGCCCAGCCGCCGGCCTGGTTCCACTCGCCCCATTCGTCGTCATGGGCCAGCTCGTCGCGCGAGGCGACCAGATCACCGGCGTGCACCACCAGCGCTGGGCGGGCGACGCTGCGCAGCGCCTGGCGGATAGTGCGTGAGGCCACGGCGAGGATGTCGTTCTGGGTATCGCCCAGGTACAGGAACGTGAACGGTGCGAAGGTCTGCCTGGCGGTGCGAAACTGATGCCACTCGCTCCAGCCGGCGCTGCCCTTGACCCGATACACGTAGGCGGTATCGGGGGTCAGCTGTTCCAGGCGCACCTGGTGGTAGTTGGAGGGGCCGTTCTCGGCGTCCACTCGGCGGGTCTGCCCACTGCGTGGCTGCGCCTTGGCGGTCAACTGTGGCCCGGCCAGCGCCGGGCCGAACTCCAGCTGGGCAATGCCTTGCTGCACATCGGTGCGAAAGCTGATGGCCAGCTGTGTTGCGGCATCTGCGCCCGGCGTCAGCACGATGCGGTCGGCCAGGTTACCTGCGGCGTAGGGCTGGCCGGGCGAATGCGGCGCGGGCTGTTGGGCAAAGGACGGGGAGCAGGTCAGGGCGGTGGCCAGTAACGTGGCCAGCAGCAGGGGGCGATGCATGAGCGGTTTCCTTGGGTAAGGCTGAGGAGCGTTGGGGCGCCAAGGAAACAAAGGCGTATGACGGTTCGGTTACCAGCCAGGGGGTCGATTCGGCTCAGGTCATCGCTGCGAGAAAAGGCAAATTTTCAGGCTGATTTAAGCGTAGGTGAGTCTCGCGTCCGCCCCTGCAGAGTTCTCATAACCAGGCGCATGGCGCGCTGGCAGCAGCGCTCCGCAGCCGCCAACGCACGGTTCCGTCGCTTGCTGAAATCGGGCTGGCGACGCTTATCCCAGGGTGCAGGGGGAGGTCAATTCAGCTCAATTCACCTGGTCTACGGCCGTAAAACCGTGCTTTCAACGCCTGGCTCGCCGAGTCTGTCACGCAAGTGCCATAAAGGATTTCTAGCTTTCGCTGCCATTGCCTGGTGTCGCCAGGGTCATCGAACGAGGGAATCAAGGTGGCAAAGCCATTTCGTCATAGCCGCAATGCCGGTTTTCGCGTCAGCCTGCTGACCATCGCCATCAGCGCCGCGCCGGCCTGGGCAGAAGAAGCGATCGAGCGCGTCGAGGTGATCGGCCAGGCCGCCAGCATCGACAAGGCGCTGCGCGATCAGAAGAGCGCCGACAGCATCAAGAGCGTGGTGCACGCCGACGGCGTCGGCCAGTTGCCGGACGACAACGCCGCCGAAGCCTTGCAGCGTATTCCCGGCCTGTCGGTAGAACGCGATCAGGGCGAGGGCCGCTTCGTCAGCGTGCGCGGCATCGCCCCGGACCTGAACAGCGTGACCATCAACGGCACCCTGGTACCGGCGCCGGAAGGCGACCGCCGCGCGGTGGCCCTGGATGTGCTGCCCGCCGAACTGGTGCAGTCGCTGTCGGTGGTCAAGAGCCTGACCCCGGACATGGATGCCAACTCCCTAGGCGGCACCATCGAGGTGGAGAGCCTGTCGGCCTTCGACCATGACGGTCTGTTCTACACCCTGTCCGGTGAAGGCAGCCACGACACCAACGTCAGCAAGAACAGTCCCAAGTTGTCCGGCGCCATCAGTGACCGCTTCAGCCTAGGCGACGGTACCGACAATTTCGGTGTAGCGGCGGCGTTCAGCTGGCAGAAGCGCAAGTTCGGCTCGGAAAACGTCGAGACCGGCGGCGCCTGGGATTTCGACGATGGTGCGCGGCTGGGAGAGGTCGAGCAGCGTGACTACGAGATCACCCGTGAGCGTACCGGCTTTGGCCTGAACTTCGATTACCAGCCCGACGATTACTCCAATTACTACCTGCGCACCCTGTACAGCAAGTTCAAGGATACCGAGACGCGCAACGCCGCCGGTGTCGAGTTCGCCGATGCCCAGGCCTCGGGCGAGCGCGGTGACGCCGAAGGCTGGCGCGACCTGAAATCGCGCCAGGACACCCAGGAAATCCAGTCCTACGTATTCGGCGGCGAACGCATGCTCGACCTGTGGACGATCAGCGGCCAGGCCGGTTACAGCCAGGCCACCGAGAAGGATCCGGGCGGCATCGCCGGGGCGAAGTTCGCCGGTGATTTCACCGACGTCGGCTTCGACGGCACGCGCAAACCACACCTGAGCGTGGGCAGTGGGTTCTATGATCCGGCGGCCTTCGAGCTCGACGAAGTGGAATGGGAGAAGGTCAGCGGCAAGGATCAGGAAAAGAACATCCGGCTGGACCTGGCCCGCGACTACGACCTGGCCGGCAATGCCGCCCAGGTCAAATTCGGCGGCAAGCTCAGCCGCCGCGACAAGACCAGCGACACCGAGGTGTGGGTCTACGACGACTTCAGCGGCATCGACCTGGTCGGCCTGCAGAGCGGCAACGTCGACTATTCCCTGGGCAACTTCGGCAACGGTATCAGCGCCGGCGCCATCAAGGATCTGATCGGTGGCCTGGATCGCAGCCAGTTCTACGACGAGGAAAACTCGCGCATCAACGACTTTGACATGCGTGAGGACATCAACGCGGCCTACCTGATGAACACCCTGGATGTAGACGACTGGCGCCTCATCGCCGGCCTGCGTTACGAGGGCACCGAGTTCGAGGCCAAGGGCACTGGCCTGCGTGATGGCGTCTACGAGGACAGCCACAGCAACAACCGCTATGACCACTGGCTGCCGGGGCTGCATGTACGCTATCAGTTGTCGCCTTCCACGGCCGTGCGCGCCGCCTGGACCAACACCGTGGTGCGCCCGACCTTCGGCCAACTGGCACCGGGCTTTGCCATTGACGGCGGCGATGCGTCGTTCGGCAACCCCGATCTCAAGCCGCTGGAGTCGATGAATTTTGACCTCGGCATCGAGCACTACATGGGCCGTGCCGGCGTGGTCTCGGGCTTCCTGTTCTACAAGGACATCGACAACTTCATCTACAACACCGACCTGGCCGGCAGCGGTGCCTGGGTGGACTTCGACGAGGCGCTGAGCTTTGAGAATGGCAGCGGCGCCAAGCTCTATGGCGTCGAGCTGGCCTACTCGCAGAAATTCGACTGGCTGCCGGCGCCGTGGAACGGCGTGCTGCTGGGCGCCAACCTGACCCTGAGCAAATCCGACGCCAGTATCGAAGGGCAGGGCGCCAAGCGCACCATCGACTTGCCGAACCAGTCCGACACGGTGGGCAACCTCATGGTCGGTTGGGAGAACGATCGCTTCAACCTGCGGGTGGCGGCCAACTACAAGTCCAGCTACCTGTACGAGATCGGTTCGGTCGAGGACAAGCGCAACGACCTGTACGTCGATGATCAGCTGTTCGTCGATTTCAAAGCCGGCTACTTCATTACCCCAGAACTGCAGCTGACCTTCGAGGCGCAGAACATCACTGACGAGTCCTACTACGTGTACACCGGGCGCCACGCATACAACGCCCAGTACGAGGAGTACGGCCCGACCTACAAGGTTGGCCTGACCCTGACGCACTTCTGACGGCGCGACCCACCCATACGCCTCGCGGGCCATGCCCGCGAATGGCCTGTCACTTTTAGATATCAGGACATCCTTCTTTCATGCGTCTTTTCAATTTGTCCCTGTTGGGGCTCTGCGTCGCTCTGGCCGCCTGCCAGAGCAGTGAGTCGCGCGAGCCCGCCATGGTCGTTCCAGAGCTGACGATCAACAAAACCGTGATCGCCACCGAAAGCACCCAGTGGCTGACGCCGGTAGCGTTTCTCGCCGATGCCCAGCGCCTGCAGGTGGCGCGTAGCGGTCTGCAGGTGATCGGTCGCGACGGTCAGGTTATCAGCGAGCTGCCGGGCCGCTTCGAAACCCTGGATCACCGTGCCGATGCCCATGGCGTGCTGGTCGCCAGCCTCGACCGCAAACGCCAGCAGGCGCTGCTGACGCGCTTCGACTCCGCGCAGCAGTGGAGCGCGCCGCGTTATCTGCCGAAAACCCGTTTTGCCATCGAAGGCCTGTGCCTGTACCGCGACGGTGCGCGCAACGACTTTCTGTTCCTGATTGGCGAAGAGGGCATCGGCGAACAGTGGCTGGTGGCCGAACAGAGTCGGCCGCTGGCTGAACCGCGCCGGGTGCGCACCCTGAGCCTGCCGCCGCAGAGTGGTTTCTGCCAGGTCGATGACCGCAGCAACAGTCTTTACGTGAACGAAGAAAACGTCGGGCTGTGGCGCTATGACGCCGGCGCCGAAGCACCGCTGGTGCGTGAGCCGGTCGAGCTGGTCGCGCCTTTCGGTGAGCTTCGCCAGAACGCCGCTGGCATGGCGGTATTGCCCGATGCACTGCTGCTGCTCGATGCCGGCGCTGCCAACCTGCACCTGTATCAGCGCAGCGCCTCGCAGTGGCAGCGCGCCGGTGTGGTGAGCCTGGCGGGCCTTCATGAGCCGGAGCAGATTAGCGTGCGCTCGACTGCGCAGGGGCTCGACCTGCTGCTGGTCGACGACGCAGGCGTGCGCAGCGCTTTGTTGACCTGGACGCCTCAGCGCACCGAACCACAGCCGAGCATCCCGGTGCTTGCGCCCCTGGTGCAGACCGATGGTGTGCCCAGCCTTGGCGATGCGGCGGACGACCCGGCGATCTGGATCGACCGCGCGCACCCCGAGCGCAGCCGTGTGCTGGGCACTGACAAGAAGGGCGGCCTGCTCGCCTACGACCTGGCCGGCAAGCAGCTGCAGAGCCTGCGCGTCGGTCGTCTGAACAACGTCGACGTGCGGCCCGGCTTCCAACTGGGCGAGCGCCAGGTCGATCTGGCCGTGGCCAGCAACCGTGATCACAACAGCCTGCATCTATTCGCCATCGACCCGGTCAGCGGCGTGCTCGCCGACATTGGCCAGATCGCCACGCCGCTCAAGGAAATCTACGGCCTGTGCCTGTTCAAGGATCGCCAGGGCGCCATCCATGCCATCGCCAACGACAAGGACGGCAGCTTTCTGCAGTACCGCCTGGGCAGTGTGGACGGCAAGGCCAGCGGTCAGCTGGTGCGCCGCTTTAAGACCGACACCCAACCCGAGGGCTGTGTGGTCGATGACCGTAACGAGCGCCTGTACATCGGCGAGGAAGACGTCGCGGTGTGGGCGCTGGATGCGCGCGCCGAGGCGCCGACCACCTTCGATCAGGTGATCGCCGTCGGTGGCCCGGTCAAGGACGACATCGAGGGACTGGGGCTTTACCACGGCGAGCACCGCGACTACCTGGTGATCTCCAGCCAGGGCAACGACAGCTACGTGGTGGTCGAGGCGCAGGCGCCGTACCGGCTGCGCGGCAGTTTTCGCATAGGCCTGAACGCCGCGCGGGGTATCGACGGAGCCTCGGAGACCGACGGACTGGACGTCACCTCGGCCAACCTCGGCGGGCCCTGGAGCTCTGGCCTGCTGGTGGTGCAGGACGGCCGCAAGCGCATGCCCGAGGGTAACCAGAACTACAAGTACGTGCCCTGGACGGCGGTCGCCGCCGCGCTAGGCCTGGAGTGAGACGAACGGCGTTGCGCCTGTCATCAGTGCGCAACGTGCTGGTCTTCCAATGTGAGCCCTCGGGCTCGAGCAATTGAAGGAAATCCGTGATGCAAAACCAAGCCCACCTCGAACACATGACCGTCTGGGGCCTGATCACCGAAGCCAGCATTGTCGTGCAGGCGGTAATGCTTTGCCTGGTGCTGGCCTCGCTGGCCAGCTGGTACCTGATCGTCCAGCGCGGCGCCGTTCTGCGGCGCAGCGAGCAGTTGGCCAAGGCCTTTCTCAAGCGCTTTCGTACTGACGAGATCGGTGGCCTGTACCGCGAAGGCAGCCAGCAGGATCTGCCGGCCGACGCTGCCCTGCAACGCATCTTCCTGGCCGGCTACCAGAGTTTCAGCCAGCTTCAGCCCCATGCCGGCAACAGCGCCGAAGCCGTACTCGACGGCGTCGAGCGCAGCCTCGCCGTCGCCATCGCCGAGCAGGAAGAACGCCTGGAGAAGGGCCTGCCATTTCTCGCCACGGTCGGCTCGGTGAGCCCCTACATCGGCCTGTTCGGCACAGTGTGGGGGATCATGAATTCCTTCTTGGGCCTGTCCCAGGTGCAGCAGGCCACGCTGTCCACCGTCGCACCCGGCATTGCCGAAGCACTGATCGCCACGGCCATCGGCCTGTTCGCGGCGATTCCTGCGGTGATGGCCTACAACCGCTTCTCGGCGCGCAGCCAGACGTTGATCGCCCGCTACTACGCCTTTGGCAACGAGCTGCAAGGGCGCCTGCACCGTCGCCTGAACGGCGCGGTGCCAAGCATGGCCGCAGCAGCCTGAGGAGGAGAGCACGATGCTGGTTCGACCGAAGCACAAGCACGGCCTAAAGGCCGAGATGAACGTGGTGCCCTACATCGACGTGATGCTGGTGCTGCTGGTGATCTTCATGGTCACTGCGCCGATGCTGGTCCAGGGCGTACAGATCGAGTTGCCCAAGGTGGCCGCCGAGGCGCTGCCGACGCCGGGGGAGCAGCGCATCGTCACCCTGTCGGTCAAGGAGGACGGCAGCTTCTACTGGAATCTGGGCAGCGAGGTGAACGTCGAGGCGCAGACCGACAGCGCGGTGGACAAGAACGAAATGCGCGAGAAGATCGCCGCCCTGGTCGCCGCCAGCCCGGACACCCAGGTGTATGTGCGTGCCGACCAGAACGCCGACTATGCGTCAGTGGTGACCGGCATCGCCGAACTGCAGCGTGGCGGCGTGAGCCGCCTGGGCCTGATCACCGAGGCGCCCTGAGATGAACGGTCTGACCCTGGAAATGCCCGCATCCCGTTTCGTCTGGCCAGCCTGGCGTGAACACGGTTTTGCCTTCGGGGTGGCGTTGGCCCTGCATGCCGGCCTGGCCTACGTACTGCTTAACCTGTCCCACGAAGCGCCGATGCCAACACCGGTTTCCGCGGTGCTCACCACCCAGTTGATCACCTTGCCGGCGCCCGTCGTAGCACCGCCTGCCCCGGTGCTTGCTGAATCACTGGCACCTGCTCCTGCGCATGTCCCGGAACCTGAACCGGTGGCCCGTGCGCCGGTTGTCGAGCAGGCCGATCTCGCTTTCAAGCGGGTGGAGCAGGAGCGCCAGGAAAAAGCCCGCCAAGTGCAGCGCGAGCGCCAGCAACGTGAGCAAGCACTACGCGAGGAACGACTGGCCCGTGAGCAGCAACAACAGGCACTGAAGGAACAGCAACTGGCCCAGGCCCGCCAGGCCGAGGCCGAGCGCCTTGCTGCAGCCGAACGTCAGGCAGTGGCGAATGCTGCAGCCGCAGCAGCGGCGCGTGCCGAGGCCGAAGCTGCCAGCCGACAGTACCTGCCCATCGCCAAGCAGGCGCCGGATTACCCCGCGCGCGCCCTGGAGCGCAAGATCGAGGGCGAATGCACCGTCGCCTACACGGTTACTGCCGCTGGCCGGGTGGAAGACCCCCAGGTGGTGGGCAATTGTCACCCCATGTTCGTCAAGCCCTCGCTGGCTGCTGCCAAGACTTTTCGGTACCAGCCTCGGATGGTCAACGGCCAGGCGGTGGCCGTTGCCAATGTGAAGAACACCTTCAGCTACCGGATTCAGTGAGAGTGACCCCGGAAGACCACGCTGCCTGACCCATGGGCCGAAAGGTACGCTTTGCTTGAGGAGAGCGGTGATTTAACGCAGCCGTATGTGATCAGGCCCTGGCACAATCACCCAGATCCCCAATCTAGAGCTGTAGAATGCTGCCCGCAGTCAAATAGAGGGAGCTTTGCATGCTTGCATGGCAATGGATTGGGGTGGCGTTCGTTGCGTTGTCGGTTGGCTATACGGTCTGGTGCTACAACCGGCTGGTGTTCAACCGCCTGCGCGTTGCCGAGGCGTGGAGCGGCATCGACGTACAGCTCAAGCGGCGATCGAGTCTTGTACCTGATCTGGTACTGGTCTTGCGCGCTTACATGGCTCACGAGCGGGGGGCGCTCGAATCACTCACCGAGAAGCGCAGCCTGGTTCAGCGCGACGAGCATGCGGGGGCTTTGCAGCGAGGTCTTTCGGAAGCCGGACTGAGCAATGCCCTCACGCAGGTTTTTGTCACCGCCGAGGCTTACCCGCAACTGAAGGCTGATAGCAACTTCCTCGCGCTTCAGCACACGCTCGCTGATCTGGAAAACCAGATCCAGATGTCGCGGCGTTACTACAACGGTGCGGTTCGAGAGCTCAACGTCATGGTGCAATCGATTCCGAGCAATCTCGTTGCCAGGCTCTTCCAGTTTCGCACCGCCGAGTACTTTGCCCTGGCCGATGCACGCGAGGGGCAGAGCCCCAAACTGGGGTTGTGAGATGAGGATCTGGATTGAATCCACCCTCTGGATGGTGTTGTTGTGCGCCTCGATCGACGCGCTGGCGGCAGAGCACGAACGTATTCGCGACTATGGGGTAACCGTCCGGGTCTATGAAGACGGTCAGCTGCAGGTCACTGAAGACATCAGGGTCGAAGCTGCTGGCGATCAGATCAGCCGCGGTATCTTCCGGAATTTTCCGGTGCAAACGATCAGTCGTGAAGGTTTGCTAAAACGCGTTGGCTTCGAAGTGCTGAGCGTTCAGCGCAACGGCAAGTCGGAACCCTACCAGGTGATTACGTTGGGCGCAGTTGAGCGCATACGTATCGGGGCAGCCGCTCGCGAGCTTGAGCCTGGTCAGCATAGCTACCGAATCGTCTACCGCACCGACCGACAGCTCATCGAGCATGCTGATGAAGATGAGCTCTACTGGAACGTCACGGGGAACGACTGGGCGTTTCCGATCGACAAGGTGCGGATCACCGTGCTGTTGCCCGATGCGGTGAAGGTGACTCGCTTTGATGCCTACACTGGCCCAGCCGGTGGCCGAGGCAAGGCATTCGAAGTGGCTGGGCAGGATGCTGGTCGCATCGAGTTGGAGACCAGCGAAGCACTCAAGGCCCGCGAGGGTTTTACCATCGCCGTAGCATGGCCGGCAGGATCCATCGAGCGCCCCAGCTTCGGTCAGCGCCTGCGCTGGGTAGGCGAGGACAACCCGGGTGTTGCGATAGGTCTCGGTATCCTGGTGTTGCTGCTGACGTATTTTCTCTGGCAATGGGTGAGGGTTGGGCGCGATCCGCGCGGAGGCCTGATCATTCCTCTGTTCGAACCTCCCCAGGGAGTGACCGTTGCGGCTGCGGGCTTCATCTGGAATATGGGATTCAGGGCACGCTACAGCCCCGCCAATGCGCTGACCGTCACGCTGACTTCAATGGCGATAAAGCGCGCGCTTAGTCTGCGCGATACTCCCGGCGGGTTCACGCTGGTAGCGGGACGAAAACCATTGCCAGCCTTGCCGCCAGATGAGGGGCAGGTTCACAAGGCTTTATTCAGTGAATCGAACAGCCTCGCCCTAGAGGGCGGGTACAAACCACAACTGAAAAAGGCTCTCGACACCCTGCAGTCCGGTCTGCGTGATCGCTACCAAGCCGCCTGTTTTTGCCTGAATCGCTCACAGTGGCGGCGAGGGTTGATCCTGGCAATGCTTGGAACGCCGCTAACGCTGTTGCCCGGCTTGAACGGCGCTGACGCCCTGACGGTCTGCCTGCTTGGACTGTTCGTGCTCGTCTTCGGTGGGGTTGGCATCATTGGTCTTCGCCTCAGCTTGCGCGGTTGGAGGACGAGCCAGCCAGTCGTCATCGTCGTCGGGCTGGTGCTTTCACTGTTATTCGGAGGGGTGGCCATCGTCGCGCTGACAATGATGGCCAGTAGCATCTCGACCCTATCGATATGGAGTGTCGTGCTGGTGCTGGCCTTTGCATCGACTTGCGCGCTGTTTCGCCTGCTACTGGAGGCACCAACCCGGCATGGCCGCAAGCTGCTCGATCAGCTTGCGGGCTATCGGGATTACCTGGCGCTGGGCGAGAGCGAAATACTGGAAAGGGCGGGTAGTGCTCCAGCCATGACCATCGCGCTGTACGAGCAGCATCTGCCATATGCCATGGCCCTGGGCGTTGAAAGACAGTGGAGCCGGCGGTTCTCGGCAGCCCTGGAGAAGGGATCCGATGCATCATCTGAAACAACCTATCGCCCGCAGTGGTACGTCGGCGAAAACATGCTGAGCCCTCAAGCCTTCAGCAGCAATCTGGCGACGAACCTGGGGCGCGCGACG harbors:
- the tolQ gene encoding protein TolQ, whose product is MQNQAHLEHMTVWGLITEASIVVQAVMLCLVLASLASWYLIVQRGAVLRRSEQLAKAFLKRFRTDEIGGLYREGSQQDLPADAALQRIFLAGYQSFSQLQPHAGNSAEAVLDGVERSLAVAIAEQEERLEKGLPFLATVGSVSPYIGLFGTVWGIMNSFLGLSQVQQATLSTVAPGIAEALIATAIGLFAAIPAVMAYNRFSARSQTLIARYYAFGNELQGRLHRRLNGAVPSMAAAA
- a CDS encoding phytase, whose product is MRLFNLSLLGLCVALAACQSSESREPAMVVPELTINKTVIATESTQWLTPVAFLADAQRLQVARSGLQVIGRDGQVISELPGRFETLDHRADAHGVLVASLDRKRQQALLTRFDSAQQWSAPRYLPKTRFAIEGLCLYRDGARNDFLFLIGEEGIGEQWLVAEQSRPLAEPRRVRTLSLPPQSGFCQVDDRSNSLYVNEENVGLWRYDAGAEAPLVREPVELVAPFGELRQNAAGMAVLPDALLLLDAGAANLHLYQRSASQWQRAGVVSLAGLHEPEQISVRSTAQGLDLLLVDDAGVRSALLTWTPQRTEPQPSIPVLAPLVQTDGVPSLGDAADDPAIWIDRAHPERSRVLGTDKKGGLLAYDLAGKQLQSLRVGRLNNVDVRPGFQLGERQVDLAVASNRDHNSLHLFAIDPVSGVLADIGQIATPLKEIYGLCLFKDRQGAIHAIANDKDGSFLQYRLGSVDGKASGQLVRRFKTDTQPEGCVVDDRNERLYIGEEDVAVWALDARAEAPTTFDQVIAVGGPVKDDIEGLGLYHGEHRDYLVISSQGNDSYVVVEAQAPYRLRGSFRIGLNAARGIDGASETDGLDVTSANLGGPWSSGLLVVQDGRKRMPEGNQNYKYVPWTAVAAALGLE
- the tolR gene encoding protein TolR — its product is MLVRPKHKHGLKAEMNVVPYIDVMLVLLVIFMVTAPMLVQGVQIELPKVAAEALPTPGEQRIVTLSVKEDGSFYWNLGSEVNVEAQTDSAVDKNEMREKIAALVAASPDTQVYVRADQNADYASVVTGIAELQRGGVSRLGLITEAP
- a CDS encoding purple acid phosphatase family protein, translating into MHRPLLLATLLATALTCSPSFAQQPAPHSPGQPYAAGNLADRIVLTPGADAATQLAISFRTDVQQGIAQLEFGPALAGPQLTAKAQPRSGQTRRVDAENGPSNYHQVRLEQLTPDTAYVYRVKGSAGWSEWHQFRTARQTFAPFTFLYLGDTQNDILAVASRTIRQALRSVARPALVVHAGDLVASRDELAHDDEWGEWNQAGGWAYAAIPQLVAAGNHEYIDTVQADGSESRTLGAHFPAQFALPRNGAEGVADTSYVSDYQGVRFVVLDGTSALDLGTLENQTRWLENALKTSQATWNVVVMHQPIYTCARPEDTEELKAAWQPLLERYKVDLVLQGHDHCYSRLTHAAGRDATRQAHQANQPIGPVYLVSVTGSKMYGLNDRAHTQPDRSAEDTQLFQTIAVEQNRLSVRTYTADDRLYDAFDIQRDAKGNKYLHEPKLEKQAERFCNAERGPDGLPCSARDK
- a CDS encoding LemA family protein, with protein sequence MLAWQWIGVAFVALSVGYTVWCYNRLVFNRLRVAEAWSGIDVQLKRRSSLVPDLVLVLRAYMAHERGALESLTEKRSLVQRDEHAGALQRGLSEAGLSNALTQVFVTAEAYPQLKADSNFLALQHTLADLENQIQMSRRYYNGAVRELNVMVQSIPSNLVARLFQFRTAEYFALADAREGQSPKLGL
- a CDS encoding energy transducer TonB codes for the protein MNGLTLEMPASRFVWPAWREHGFAFGVALALHAGLAYVLLNLSHEAPMPTPVSAVLTTQLITLPAPVVAPPAPVLAESLAPAPAHVPEPEPVARAPVVEQADLAFKRVEQERQEKARQVQRERQQREQALREERLAREQQQQALKEQQLAQARQAEAERLAAAERQAVANAAAAAAARAEAEAASRQYLPIAKQAPDYPARALERKIEGECTVAYTVTAAGRVEDPQVVGNCHPMFVKPSLAAAKTFRYQPRMVNGQAVAVANVKNTFSYRIQ
- a CDS encoding TonB-dependent receptor produces the protein MAKPFRHSRNAGFRVSLLTIAISAAPAWAEEAIERVEVIGQAASIDKALRDQKSADSIKSVVHADGVGQLPDDNAAEALQRIPGLSVERDQGEGRFVSVRGIAPDLNSVTINGTLVPAPEGDRRAVALDVLPAELVQSLSVVKSLTPDMDANSLGGTIEVESLSAFDHDGLFYTLSGEGSHDTNVSKNSPKLSGAISDRFSLGDGTDNFGVAAAFSWQKRKFGSENVETGGAWDFDDGARLGEVEQRDYEITRERTGFGLNFDYQPDDYSNYYLRTLYSKFKDTETRNAAGVEFADAQASGERGDAEGWRDLKSRQDTQEIQSYVFGGERMLDLWTISGQAGYSQATEKDPGGIAGAKFAGDFTDVGFDGTRKPHLSVGSGFYDPAAFELDEVEWEKVSGKDQEKNIRLDLARDYDLAGNAAQVKFGGKLSRRDKTSDTEVWVYDDFSGIDLVGLQSGNVDYSLGNFGNGISAGAIKDLIGGLDRSQFYDEENSRINDFDMREDINAAYLMNTLDVDDWRLIAGLRYEGTEFEAKGTGLRDGVYEDSHSNNRYDHWLPGLHVRYQLSPSTAVRAAWTNTVVRPTFGQLAPGFAIDGGDASFGNPDLKPLESMNFDLGIEHYMGRAGVVSGFLFYKDIDNFIYNTDLAGSGAWVDFDEALSFENGSGAKLYGVELAYSQKFDWLPAPWNGVLLGANLTLSKSDASIEGQGAKRTIDLPNQSDTVGNLMVGWENDRFNLRVAANYKSSYLYEIGSVEDKRNDLYVDDQLFVDFKAGYFITPELQLTFEAQNITDESYYVYTGRHAYNAQYEEYGPTYKVGLTLTHF
- a CDS encoding DUF2207 domain-containing protein, yielding MRIWIESTLWMVLLCASIDALAAEHERIRDYGVTVRVYEDGQLQVTEDIRVEAAGDQISRGIFRNFPVQTISREGLLKRVGFEVLSVQRNGKSEPYQVITLGAVERIRIGAAARELEPGQHSYRIVYRTDRQLIEHADEDELYWNVTGNDWAFPIDKVRITVLLPDAVKVTRFDAYTGPAGGRGKAFEVAGQDAGRIELETSEALKAREGFTIAVAWPAGSIERPSFGQRLRWVGEDNPGVAIGLGILVLLLTYFLWQWVRVGRDPRGGLIIPLFEPPQGVTVAAAGFIWNMGFRARYSPANALTVTLTSMAIKRALSLRDTPGGFTLVAGRKPLPALPPDEGQVHKALFSESNSLALEGGYKPQLKKALDTLQSGLRDRYQAACFCLNRSQWRRGLILAMLGTPLTLLPGLNGADALTVCLLGLFVLVFGGVGIIGLRLSLRGWRTSQPVVIVVGLVLSLLFGGVAIVALTMMASSISTLSIWSVVLVLAFASTCALFRLLLEAPTRHGRKLLDQLAGYRDYLALGESEILERAGSAPAMTIALYEQHLPYAMALGVERQWSRRFSAALEKGSDASSETTYRPQWYVGENMLSPQAFSSNLATNLGRATASASVAPSTSSSSSFGRSSGGASGSGSSGGGGGGGGGGGW